The Calditerrivibrio sp. region AACTCGTTTGTAAACCTGCTTGCATCGTATCCGGTGATATCAGATATACTTTGGTTTGATCTAAGTAAGGAATCGATCAGCTCCTTTAGATGGGACTTAATTGTGTCTTTTTGCAACATATCTTTGGTGAATTTGTCAATAATAGCTGTTAGGGATTGAAGATCGATGGTGATGTTTTGGGTATGTTTTAAGATAATGGTAGCAAGCTTGTCGATGTAGATCTGTTTTATTTTTTGTTCTGATCCATCAAAGAGCAGACTTTCGAGTACCCTTTTAAGGGCTTTCTCTGGAGGAATATTTATTTTTCCAAGTAGCTCCCCTATGGTGGCGTTGTTTTCTAATGTTAAGGACCTGAATTCCCGTCTAACAAATTCAGCTAAGAGAAATTGAAAATTGTCGCTTTTTAGGCTTTTTATAATATCCTGTTCTGTTAATAATTCATTACCGACAAGTTTACCAATCTCTTTAGCGAGTTTACTTCTGTTTTTAGGGATAACTCCCTGCCAACCAAAGCTATACCACCTTTTTTTATGGGGTCTAAAGAGCATCTTTATTGCGAGATAGTTTGTAAAATATCCTACAAAACCTGCAAGAAATGGTGTTAGGAAAACGCTATAATGAAGCTGCAATAGCTATCCCTTCCCTTAATCCAAAATCACTTACCAAAAAGTAGTCTTTAGCAAATTTTTCGAGAAAAAATGCAAGCATAAGAGAACCAGGTATTATTAAGTCTTCCCTTCCTTTTTCTAAGCCTTTGATATGCTTTCTTTCTTCGAAGGTCAAGGAGGAGAGTGTTTTTATAAGTTGGTGTAAACGATCCTTTGTTATTATATAGCCATTTACCTTTTTGTAATCGTATACTTCCATTTGCATGTCGATGGCTGCTAAAGTGGTCGGGGTCCCGGCTGTGGCAATTATCTTGTTAAAGGGGATATCTATGGTAAAATCATTGAAAAAATTGTGTAGATAATTTGTTACTTCTTTGAGACATGTATCGCTGCAAACACCATGAAAGTTAAATGTATCAGATAGTTTAACCACGCCTATTTTAAAGCTTTTACAAAGAGCTACGTCTTTACCATCCCATAGGATAAACTCTGTTGATCCGCCACCGATATCTATGATAAGAGCCACTTCTTCTTTTAGATCAAAAGCGGCCATCACCCCCAAAGCGGTGAGTTTACCTTCATGTTCACCATCTATGATCTCGACATTGATACCCTCTTTTTCCAGTAGTGATACAAAATCCTGTCCATTTGGGGATTCCCTTACTGCACTCGTTGCACAGCACTTTATTTTATATGGGTTCCATTTGAGGGCCTCTTTATAACAAACTATTACAAAATCTGCTGTTCTTTTTATGGCAGCTTCAGATAGTTTTCCAGTGTTTATAAACCCCTCTCCAAGTCTTGTTACTGCTCTGTTCTGATGTAAAATAGATGTTAGTTTGCCATTTAAGATCTCAGCAACAATGAGCCTTACGGTGTTTGTACCTATATCTATACCAGCGGTGATCATCAATTTATTGTTTTAGAGTTATTGTTCATCCTTGATCTGATGAATTGCCAACCGTTTCTGACATGGACCTCAACCAATCGTTCCACTTCGTCCTGATCCCTTTTCTGAAAGGCCTCTATTATGCTATTGTGTTCTTCCAAAACCTTTTTTATCCTGCCTAACTCGGTAAAGGAGTATGCTGTCACCCTTTTGAACTGTTTGTTCAAACTTTCTATGAATTTTATTAAGCGGGAGTTATTGCTTCTTTCTATAAAGATGTTATGGAACTCAGAGTTGAGCTTGATAAGACTGACTACATTTTTTGATTCGGAATATTTAACCATTTTTTCATTGATCTCTATGAGTTTTTTAATATCTGTTTCAGAAAGGTTATCAACGGCAAGTTTCGCAGCAAGGGATTCCAGTTTTGTTTTTATCAGGAATATCTCATCCACATCTTTTGGGGTGATATTGGAAACTACGGCACCTCTTCTGGGAAATATATCTATAAAACCTTCGTTCTCGAGGAGCCTCAGGGCTT contains the following coding sequences:
- a CDS encoding Ppx/GppA family phosphatase, which codes for MITAGIDIGTNTVRLIVAEILNGKLTSILHQNRAVTRLGEGFINTGKLSEAAIKRTADFVIVCYKEALKWNPYKIKCCATSAVRESPNGQDFVSLLEKEGINVEIIDGEHEGKLTALGVMAAFDLKEEVALIIDIGGGSTEFILWDGKDVALCKSFKIGVVKLSDTFNFHGVCSDTCLKEVTNYLHNFFNDFTIDIPFNKIIATAGTPTTLAAIDMQMEVYDYKKVNGYIITKDRLHQLIKTLSSLTFEERKHIKGLEKGREDLIIPGSLMLAFFLEKFAKDYFLVSDFGLREGIAIAASL
- a CDS encoding GntR family transcriptional regulator, whose protein sequence is MKDINIDNTPLSEKIAETLREYIMKGNLKPGERLTEPKLSAMLGISRTPIREALRLLENEGFIDIFPRRGAVVSNITPKDVDEIFLIKTKLESLAAKLAVDNLSETDIKKLIEINEKMVKYSESKNVVSLIKLNSEFHNIFIERSNNSRLIKFIESLNKQFKRVTAYSFTELGRIKKVLEEHNSIIEAFQKRDQDEVERLVEVHVRNGWQFIRSRMNNNSKTIN